A genome region from Salvia splendens isolate huo1 chromosome 19, SspV2, whole genome shotgun sequence includes the following:
- the LOC121778674 gene encoding homeobox protein knotted-1-like 3 isoform X2 produces the protein MSEVSGDSMPAAEYNNNNNSRSEGEANWQHKAEILSHPLYEQLLSAHVACLRIATPVDQLPRIDAQLAQSQQVFDKYSAAGHGADDKELDQFMTHYVVLLCSFKEQLQQHVRVHAMEAVMACWEIEQSLQSVTGFSPGEGTGATMSDDEDDQVESDVNLFEDDNGNTGFGPLIPTETERSLMERVRQELKHDLKNGYKDKIVDIREEILRKRRAGKLPGDTTSVLKAWWQSHSKWPYPTEEDKVKLVEETGLQLKQINNWFINQRKRNWHTNGNASSSSTALKSKRKRRRA, from the exons ATGAGCGAGGTTTCCGGCGACTCGATGCCGGCGGCGGAGTATAACAATAATAACAACAGCAGAAGCGAAGGAGAGGCGAACTGGCAACACAAGGCGGAGATATTGTCTCACCCGCTGTACGAGCAGCTCCTGTCGGCGCACGTGGCATGCCTGCGCATCGCGACGCCGGTGGATCAGCTGCCGAGGATCGACGCACAGCTCGCGCAGTCGCAGCAAGTCTTCGACAAATACTCCGCCGCCGGCCATGGCGCCGATGATAAAGAGCTCGATCAATTCATG ACGCATTATGTGGTGCTTCTGTGTTCCTTCAAAGAGCAATTGCAGCAGCATGTGCGTGTTCATGCGATGGAGGCAGTTATGGCGTGCTGGGAGATCGAGCAGTCCTTGCAAAGCGTAACTG GATTTTCACCTGGAGAAGGGACAGGGGCTACAATGTCTGATGACGAAGATGATCAGGTTGAGAGTGATGTAAACCTCTTTGAAGATGACAATGGCAACACCGGCTTCGGCCCTTTGATCCCAACAGAGACCGAAAGATCACTCATGGAGCGCGTGCGCCAAGAACTTAAGCATGACCTCAAGAAT GGCTACAAGGACAAGATTGTCGACATTAGGGAGGAAATCCTGCGCAAGAGACGCGCAGGAAAACTTCCGGGCGATACAACCTCTGTGTTGAAAGCCTGGTGGCAATCACATTCTAAATGGCCATATCCCACT GAAGAGGATAAGGTGAAATTGGTGGAAGAAACAGGTCTGCAGCTGAAGCAGATAAATAATTGGTTTATCAATCAAAGGAAGAGGAACTGGCACACCAATGGCAATGCTTCTTCTTCCTCCACTGCCTTGAAATCCAAGCGCAAAAG
- the LOC121778674 gene encoding homeobox protein knotted-1-like 3 isoform X1, giving the protein MSEVSGDSMPAAEYNNNNNSRSEGEANWQHKAEILSHPLYEQLLSAHVACLRIATPVDQLPRIDAQLAQSQQVFDKYSAAGHGADDKELDQFMTHYVVLLCSFKEQLQQHVRVHAMEAVMACWEIEQSLQSVTGFSPGEGTGATMSDDEDDQVESDVNLFEDDNGNTGFGPLIPTETERSLMERVRQELKHDLKNGYKDKIVDIREEILRKRRAGKLPGDTTSVLKAWWQSHSKWPYPTEEDKVKLVEETGLQLKQINNWFINQRKRNWHTNGNASSSSTALKSKRKSVHAE; this is encoded by the exons ATGAGCGAGGTTTCCGGCGACTCGATGCCGGCGGCGGAGTATAACAATAATAACAACAGCAGAAGCGAAGGAGAGGCGAACTGGCAACACAAGGCGGAGATATTGTCTCACCCGCTGTACGAGCAGCTCCTGTCGGCGCACGTGGCATGCCTGCGCATCGCGACGCCGGTGGATCAGCTGCCGAGGATCGACGCACAGCTCGCGCAGTCGCAGCAAGTCTTCGACAAATACTCCGCCGCCGGCCATGGCGCCGATGATAAAGAGCTCGATCAATTCATG ACGCATTATGTGGTGCTTCTGTGTTCCTTCAAAGAGCAATTGCAGCAGCATGTGCGTGTTCATGCGATGGAGGCAGTTATGGCGTGCTGGGAGATCGAGCAGTCCTTGCAAAGCGTAACTG GATTTTCACCTGGAGAAGGGACAGGGGCTACAATGTCTGATGACGAAGATGATCAGGTTGAGAGTGATGTAAACCTCTTTGAAGATGACAATGGCAACACCGGCTTCGGCCCTTTGATCCCAACAGAGACCGAAAGATCACTCATGGAGCGCGTGCGCCAAGAACTTAAGCATGACCTCAAGAAT GGCTACAAGGACAAGATTGTCGACATTAGGGAGGAAATCCTGCGCAAGAGACGCGCAGGAAAACTTCCGGGCGATACAACCTCTGTGTTGAAAGCCTGGTGGCAATCACATTCTAAATGGCCATATCCCACT GAAGAGGATAAGGTGAAATTGGTGGAAGAAACAGGTCTGCAGCTGAAGCAGATAAATAATTGGTTTATCAATCAAAGGAAGAGGAACTGGCACACCAATGGCAATGCTTCTTCTTCCTCCACTGCCTTGAAATCCAAGCGCAAAAG